A genomic segment from Streptomyces sp. NBC_01233 encodes:
- the gap gene encoding type I glyceraldehyde-3-phosphate dehydrogenase, whose protein sequence is MTRIAINGFGRIGRNVLRALLERDSDLEVVAVNDLTEPATLARLLAYDTTSGRLGRPVTVDGDVLVVDGHRIKVLAEREPAQLPWAELGVDIVLEATGRFTSAEAARAHVKAGARKVLVSAPSDGADVTLAFGVNSDVYDPALHTIVSNASCTTNALAPLAAVLDDLAGIEHGFMTTVHAYTQEQNLQDGPHRDARRARAAAVNIVPTTTGAAKAIGLVLPNLDGKLSGDSIRVPVPVGSIVELNTTVARDVTRDEILAAYRAAAEGPLAGVLEYSDDPLVSSDITGNPASSIFDSELTRVDGRHVKVVAWYDNEWGFSNRVIDTLTLLATS, encoded by the coding sequence ATGACTCGGATTGCCATCAACGGATTCGGCCGCATCGGGCGCAACGTGCTGCGCGCGCTCCTCGAACGCGACAGCGACCTGGAGGTCGTCGCCGTCAACGACCTCACGGAGCCCGCCACCCTCGCGCGACTGCTCGCGTACGACACCACCTCCGGCCGGCTCGGCCGCCCGGTGACCGTCGACGGGGACGTCCTCGTCGTCGACGGCCACCGCATCAAGGTGCTCGCCGAGCGGGAACCGGCGCAGCTGCCGTGGGCCGAGCTCGGTGTCGACATCGTGCTGGAGGCCACCGGCCGGTTCACCTCGGCCGAGGCCGCCCGCGCCCACGTCAAGGCGGGTGCGCGCAAGGTGCTCGTGAGCGCGCCGTCCGACGGCGCCGACGTCACGCTCGCGTTCGGGGTCAACTCCGACGTCTACGACCCGGCCCTGCACACCATCGTCTCGAACGCGTCGTGCACGACCAACGCGCTCGCGCCGCTGGCCGCGGTCCTCGACGACCTCGCCGGCATCGAGCACGGCTTCATGACGACGGTGCACGCCTACACGCAGGAGCAGAACCTGCAGGACGGCCCGCACCGCGACGCCCGTCGCGCCCGCGCCGCCGCGGTCAACATCGTGCCGACCACGACGGGCGCCGCCAAGGCGATCGGGCTCGTGCTGCCGAACCTGGACGGCAAGCTGTCGGGCGACTCGATCCGCGTACCGGTCCCGGTGGGGTCGATCGTCGAGCTCAACACGACCGTGGCCCGGGACGTGACGCGCGACGAGATCCTGGCGGCGTACCGCGCCGCCGCGGAGGGACCGCTGGCCGGCGTGCTCGAGTACTCGGACGACCCGCTGGTGTCCTCCGACATCACGGGCAACCCCGCCTCGTCGATCTTCGACTCGGAGCTGACCCGCGTCGACGGCCGCCACGTCAAGGTGGTCGCCTGGTACGACAACGAGTGGGGCTTCTCGAACCGCGTGATCGACACCCTCACCCTCCTCGCCACCTCCTAA
- a CDS encoding GlxA family transcriptional regulator encodes MPASRLHRVAVLVLEGAKPLDVGIPAQVFTTRASMPYEVRVCGAAPGLVAGGEGLSYHVTHGLEALAWADIVFVPGYRFPDREDPPRAVIDALIAAHDRGARLAAISTGAFALAATGLLDGKRATTHWHYARALAERHPLVRLDENVLFVDEGSVLTSAGAASGIDLCLHILRGDIGVSASNHAARRLVAAPYRSGGQAQYVPRSVPEPLGERFAATREWALHRLGEPLTLEALARHAGVSPRTFSRRFAEDTGYTPMQWIMRARIDVARELLERSQRGIEQIAADVGLGTGANLRSHFQRILGTTPTEYRRTFTQGE; translated from the coding sequence GTGCCAGCCTCCCGACTCCACCGCGTCGCCGTCCTCGTCCTCGAGGGCGCGAAGCCGCTCGACGTCGGCATCCCCGCACAGGTCTTCACGACCCGGGCGAGCATGCCGTACGAGGTGCGGGTGTGCGGCGCGGCGCCCGGTCTCGTGGCCGGCGGCGAAGGCCTGTCGTACCACGTGACCCACGGGCTGGAGGCCCTCGCGTGGGCCGACATCGTGTTCGTCCCCGGCTACCGCTTCCCGGACCGCGAGGACCCGCCGCGGGCGGTCATCGACGCGCTGATCGCCGCACACGACCGGGGCGCGCGGCTCGCCGCCATCTCGACGGGCGCGTTCGCGCTCGCCGCCACGGGCCTGCTCGACGGCAAGCGCGCCACGACGCACTGGCACTACGCGCGGGCGCTCGCGGAGCGGCATCCGCTCGTCCGGCTCGACGAGAACGTCCTGTTCGTCGACGAGGGCAGCGTCCTCACGTCGGCCGGCGCCGCCTCCGGCATCGACCTGTGCCTGCACATCCTGCGGGGTGACATCGGCGTGTCCGCCTCCAACCACGCGGCCCGGCGCCTGGTCGCGGCCCCCTACCGCAGCGGCGGCCAGGCGCAGTACGTGCCGCGCAGCGTGCCCGAGCCGCTCGGCGAGCGGTTCGCCGCCACGCGCGAGTGGGCGCTGCACCGGCTCGGCGAGCCGCTCACCCTGGAGGCACTCGCCCGGCACGCCGGGGTCTCGCCCCGCACGTTCTCCCGGCGCTTCGCCGAGGACACCGGGTACACGCCGATGCAGTGGATCATGCGTGCCCGCATCGACGTGGCCCGCGAGCTGCTCGAACGCTCGCAGCGCGGCATCGAGCAGATCGCCGCCGACGTGGGTCTCGGCACCGGCGCGAACCTGCGCTCGCACTTCCAGCGCATCCTCGGCACCACCCCGACCGAGTACCGGCGCACCTTCACCCAGGGCGAATAG
- a CDS encoding TetR/AcrR family transcriptional regulator C-terminal domain-containing protein, which yields MGGQAVPRYSRIVAELRRRIETGELAPGDRVPSTREITRQWGVAMATATKVLSELRREGMVRAVPGVGTVVAAPSRPVRAARSTAAARPGGPSDAPSVQAALALGRIVGAAVKVADTEGLAAVSMRRVAAELEVATMSLYRHVADKDDLLTRMMDGVMAEHPLPADPPEGWREAVELAARQLWDLFRRHAWLAPALSVTRPQMIVSALPYSEWILATLHAHGLDLRSAFTAHLMLFNYARGIAVNLETEREAEAHSGLDSEEWMDAQEPALLAVLGTGRFPALSRLAAAGYDFDLDALFEFGLQRLLDGLAPLLDESCAG from the coding sequence GTGGGCGGACAGGCGGTACCGCGCTACAGCCGGATCGTGGCCGAACTGCGGCGGCGGATCGAGACGGGCGAACTGGCACCGGGCGATCGCGTGCCCTCCACCCGCGAGATCACCAGGCAGTGGGGCGTCGCCATGGCGACCGCGACCAAGGTGCTCTCCGAACTGCGCCGCGAGGGCATGGTCCGCGCCGTCCCGGGCGTCGGGACGGTCGTGGCCGCCCCGAGCCGCCCGGTGCGGGCCGCCCGTTCCACTGCCGCCGCACGCCCCGGCGGGCCGTCCGACGCGCCCTCGGTCCAGGCGGCGCTCGCGCTCGGACGGATCGTCGGCGCAGCCGTCAAGGTCGCCGACACGGAGGGGCTGGCCGCGGTCTCGATGCGCCGGGTGGCGGCCGAGCTCGAGGTGGCGACCATGTCCCTGTACCGGCACGTGGCCGACAAGGACGACCTGCTGACGCGGATGATGGACGGCGTCATGGCGGAGCACCCGCTGCCCGCAGACCCCCCGGAGGGCTGGCGGGAGGCGGTCGAGCTGGCGGCCCGGCAGCTCTGGGACCTGTTCCGCCGCCACGCGTGGCTCGCACCGGCCCTGTCGGTGACCCGCCCTCAGATGATCGTCTCGGCGCTGCCGTACAGCGAGTGGATCCTCGCCACCCTGCACGCGCACGGCCTCGACCTGCGGTCCGCCTTCACCGCGCACCTCATGCTCTTCAACTACGCCCGTGGCATCGCCGTCAACCTGGAGACGGAGCGGGAGGCCGAGGCGCACAGCGGCCTCGACAGCGAGGAGTGGATGGACGCCCAGGAGCCCGCCCTCCTGGCGGTTCTGGGCACGGGCCGGTTCCCCGCGCTCTCCCGCCTGGCCGCGGCCGGCTACGACTTCGACCTCGACGCCCTCTTCGAATTCGGCCTCCAGCGCCTCCTCGACGGCCTCGCCCCACTCCTCGACGAGAGCTGCGCCGGCTGA
- a CDS encoding FAD-dependent monooxygenase, translated as MPNNEILICGAGIAGPALAYWLRRGGFAITIVERAPAPRPGGQTVDLRGAGRTVIERMGLMDRARAESVDQRGLALVDTAGRTTARLSADSFGGEGIVSEIEILRGDLARLLYEATLPDTEYLFDDTVTGIDQDADAVTVTFEKAAPRRFALVVGADGPHSVVRGLAFGPERDFVHPIDLYTTWFTAFDGPDLDGWFVMHNAPGGLVVSARPGRLPGEIKAGFSFRSPPLSYDRRDVAAQQELVARRFAHLGWETPRLLRAMRTAPDFFFDSMGQVRLDNWSRGRVALLGDAGYCATPLTGLGTSLALVGAYVLAGELAAAGGDHGVAFRRYDAVMRPYVSQAQQLPPGGAAGYAPSGRLGIRLRDLSMRSMTRWPMRNLFAAQFAKAGDIALPQYCLASAWAQE; from the coding sequence ATGCCGAACAACGAGATACTCATCTGCGGTGCAGGCATCGCAGGACCCGCACTGGCGTACTGGCTACGCAGGGGAGGCTTCGCCATCACGATCGTGGAGCGTGCGCCGGCACCCCGGCCGGGCGGGCAGACCGTGGATCTGCGCGGCGCCGGCCGCACCGTGATCGAACGGATGGGCCTGATGGACCGGGCCAGGGCGGAGAGCGTGGACCAGCGCGGCCTCGCCCTCGTCGACACCGCCGGCCGGACCACCGCCCGACTGTCCGCCGACAGCTTCGGCGGCGAGGGGATCGTCTCCGAGATCGAGATACTCCGCGGCGACCTCGCCCGTCTGCTGTACGAGGCGACCCTGCCGGACACGGAGTACCTCTTCGACGACACCGTCACCGGGATCGACCAGGACGCGGACGCGGTCACCGTCACCTTCGAGAAGGCCGCGCCGCGCCGGTTCGCGCTCGTCGTCGGCGCGGACGGGCCGCACTCCGTGGTGCGCGGGCTGGCCTTCGGGCCGGAGCGGGATTTCGTGCACCCGATCGACCTCTACACGACCTGGTTCACCGCCTTCGACGGCCCGGACCTCGACGGCTGGTTCGTGATGCACAACGCGCCCGGCGGCCTGGTCGTCTCCGCCCGGCCCGGCCGCCTCCCCGGCGAGATCAAGGCCGGCTTCAGCTTCCGCTCGCCACCGCTCTCCTACGACCGCCGCGACGTCGCCGCCCAACAGGAGCTCGTGGCCCGGCGCTTCGCCCACCTCGGCTGGGAGACCCCGCGGCTGCTGCGGGCGATGCGCACCGCCCCGGACTTCTTTTTCGACTCCATGGGCCAGGTCCGCCTCGACAACTGGTCGCGCGGCCGCGTGGCCCTGCTCGGCGACGCCGGATACTGCGCGACCCCGCTGACCGGCCTCGGGACCAGCCTCGCCCTGGTCGGCGCCTACGTCCTGGCCGGTGAACTCGCCGCCGCCGGCGGCGACCACGGTGTGGCCTTCCGCCGCTACGACGCGGTGATGCGCCCGTACGTGAGCCAGGCGCAGCAGCTGCCGCCCGGAGGGGCCGCCGGGTACGCGCCGTCGGGCCGGCTCGGGATCCGGCTGCGCGACCTCTCCATGCGGTCGATGACCCGCTGGCCGATGCGGAACCTGTTCGCCGCGCAGTTCGCCAAGGCCGGGGACATCGCACTGCCGCAGTACTGTCTCGCGAGCGCCTGGGCGCAGGAGTGA
- a CDS encoding ABC transporter ATP-binding protein: MSDQQAEKVKSAVPPAPPAPPEFTYTWGQHNETMEALSLGQMARRVPSALQQTARLALAVNRAAFHVLVTAQILGGICTAAALAAISQAMVPLLAGDGVQERVSAAAWPLVAAAAMTALGALASIASGSAARRLNPGMATLADLAMVDAHMDVELAAYDAPDFTERSEAAETGSARSAMLLQDALGFTGGMIDMIAVASVLAVVHPVLLPLLLLSVVPRGLGSVYAARLDYRLHNQTIASRNIKHMMRWHLTTPKLADELRGNSMRPYAHHWYAAVCERIDSKMVSSAPRYLVVYLIAATASGVFVVATYGALAGLVLGGYMALAAAGTAIVAMRTSTAALSQLVVYGAAMFQHALYLGDYTAFVKEAAEKSGPRGPQVMEGAPEKIRLEEACYTYPGKDTPALGPVSLTLARGEVVAVIGENSAGKSTLIRLLTSLTAPTSGTVSWDGVPTSDADQRSAWAHVGLVTQSYGYWPFSARENITLGQPGPRGEEAVWEALDAVGMRTTVEEFPDGLDTLLARSVWGGHEPSGGQWQRLACGRAFHRKPGLLVMDEPTSAMDPRGEHMVFSGLRDMKEDRITVIVTHRMENCRLADRIVVLDGGRIVEQGPFDQLVALNGGRFRELYELSQDR, translated from the coding sequence ATGTCCGACCAGCAGGCCGAGAAAGTGAAGTCCGCCGTCCCGCCCGCTCCACCCGCCCCTCCGGAGTTCACGTACACCTGGGGCCAGCACAACGAGACCATGGAGGCGCTGTCGCTCGGCCAGATGGCCCGGCGCGTCCCGTCCGCCCTCCAGCAGACCGCGCGGCTCGCCCTCGCCGTCAACCGCGCCGCCTTCCACGTACTGGTCACCGCCCAGATCCTCGGCGGGATCTGCACGGCGGCGGCGCTCGCCGCGATCTCCCAGGCCATGGTGCCGCTCCTTGCCGGAGACGGCGTCCAGGAACGCGTCTCGGCCGCCGCCTGGCCCCTGGTCGCCGCCGCCGCGATGACCGCCCTCGGCGCCCTGGCCTCCATCGCCTCCGGCAGCGCCGCCCGCCGTCTCAACCCCGGCATGGCCACCCTCGCCGACCTCGCGATGGTCGACGCCCACATGGACGTGGAACTCGCCGCCTACGACGCCCCCGACTTCACCGAGCGCTCGGAGGCCGCCGAGACGGGCTCCGCCCGCTCCGCCATGCTCCTCCAGGACGCCCTCGGCTTCACCGGCGGGATGATCGACATGATCGCGGTCGCGTCCGTCCTCGCCGTGGTCCACCCCGTACTCCTGCCGTTGCTCCTGCTGTCGGTGGTCCCCCGCGGCCTCGGCTCCGTGTACGCCGCCCGCCTCGACTACCGCCTCCACAACCAGACGATCGCCTCCCGCAACATCAAGCACATGATGCGCTGGCACCTGACCACCCCCAAGCTCGCCGACGAGCTGCGCGGCAACAGCATGCGCCCCTACGCCCACCACTGGTACGCGGCCGTCTGTGAGCGCATCGACTCCAAGATGGTCAGCTCCGCGCCCCGCTACCTCGTCGTCTACCTGATCGCCGCCACCGCCTCCGGGGTCTTCGTCGTGGCGACGTACGGGGCGCTCGCCGGGCTCGTCCTCGGCGGGTACATGGCCCTCGCAGCCGCCGGCACGGCCATCGTCGCCATGCGCACCTCCACCGCCGCGCTGTCCCAGCTCGTCGTCTACGGGGCGGCCATGTTCCAGCACGCGCTCTACCTCGGCGACTACACCGCCTTCGTCAAGGAGGCCGCCGAGAAGTCCGGCCCGCGCGGCCCTCAGGTGATGGAGGGCGCCCCGGAGAAGATCCGGCTGGAGGAGGCCTGCTACACCTACCCGGGCAAGGACACCCCCGCCCTCGGCCCGGTCTCGCTGACCCTGGCCCGGGGTGAGGTCGTCGCCGTCATCGGCGAGAACAGCGCCGGCAAGTCCACCCTCATCCGCCTCCTGACCTCACTGACCGCCCCTACGTCCGGCACCGTCTCCTGGGACGGCGTCCCCACCTCCGACGCGGACCAGCGCTCGGCCTGGGCGCACGTCGGCCTGGTCACCCAGTCGTACGGGTACTGGCCGTTCTCCGCGCGGGAGAACATCACCCTCGGCCAGCCCGGCCCCCGCGGCGAGGAGGCGGTGTGGGAAGCACTGGACGCCGTCGGCATGCGGACGACCGTGGAGGAGTTCCCCGACGGCCTGGACACACTGCTGGCCCGCTCGGTCTGGGGCGGACACGAGCCCTCCGGCGGCCAGTGGCAGCGACTGGCGTGCGGCCGCGCCTTCCACCGCAAGCCCGGCCTGCTGGTCATGGACGAACCCACGAGCGCCATGGATCCCCGCGGGGAGCACATGGTCTTCTCCGGCCTGCGGGACATGAAGGAGGACCGGATCACGGTGATCGTCACTCACCGGATGGAGAACTGCCGCCTCGCCGACCGCATCGTCGTCCTCGACGGCGGCCGGATCGTGGAACAAGGCCCCTTCGACCAGCTCGTGGCCCTGAACGGCGGCCGGTTCCGCGAACTGTACGAGCTCTCCCAGGACCGCTGA
- a CDS encoding alanine--tRNA ligase-related protein, producing the protein MHTEHLVKTFVEYFEGRDHRRIIGSTLLPPPGDPVLFTTSGMHPLTPYLEGRPHPLGKRLVNVQRCLRTTDLEEVGDATHLTVFEMLGTWSLGDYEGPLSLDWGYGLLTEGLGVDPGLLHATVFAGDGQTGPDTASLQLWQDRGVPVELSVEDNWWSNGPVGPCGPDSEIFLWRGDCPPESTPTRDDRWVEVWNHVTMSHRRLDDGSLVPLPQRNVDTGLGLERLASLLQGKSSVFECDVFDPWRRLVPNLWPLDQSSLRLVCDHLRSAIVVLGDGVRPANTGRGYVLRRLLRRVLTVLWRDDSSRSVGDLPDEVVRHTLDHFRLDMRPGDVLRMVLEEERRFRRLLERGRNVLARPRFQGPLNGEDFHYLHDTHGLPRELVTSLRQE; encoded by the coding sequence ATGCACACGGAACACCTCGTCAAGACCTTCGTCGAGTACTTCGAAGGGCGCGACCACCGTCGCATCATCGGCTCGACGCTGCTCCCGCCACCCGGCGACCCCGTGCTCTTCACCACCTCCGGCATGCACCCGCTCACCCCCTACCTGGAGGGCCGCCCCCATCCGCTCGGCAAGCGGCTGGTCAACGTGCAGCGCTGTCTGCGCACCACGGACCTCGAGGAGGTCGGCGACGCCACTCACCTGACGGTCTTCGAGATGCTCGGTACCTGGTCGCTGGGCGACTACGAGGGTCCGCTCAGCCTCGACTGGGGATACGGGCTGCTCACCGAGGGCCTGGGCGTCGATCCCGGGCTGCTGCACGCCACCGTTTTCGCCGGCGACGGCCAGACCGGGCCGGATACCGCCTCACTCCAGCTGTGGCAGGACCGCGGCGTCCCCGTCGAGCTCTCCGTGGAGGACAACTGGTGGTCCAACGGACCCGTCGGACCATGCGGTCCCGACTCGGAGATCTTCCTGTGGAGAGGTGACTGCCCTCCCGAGTCGACGCCCACCCGCGACGACCGCTGGGTGGAGGTGTGGAACCACGTCACGATGAGCCACCGCCGGCTCGACGACGGTTCCCTCGTGCCCCTTCCCCAGCGCAACGTCGACACCGGACTGGGCCTGGAGCGGCTGGCCTCACTGCTCCAGGGCAAGTCGTCCGTGTTCGAGTGCGACGTCTTCGACCCCTGGCGCCGCCTCGTGCCGAACCTCTGGCCCCTGGACCAGTCGTCGCTGCGGCTGGTCTGCGACCACCTGCGCTCGGCCATCGTCGTACTCGGTGACGGCGTGCGCCCGGCCAACACCGGACGGGGCTACGTACTGCGACGCCTCCTGCGACGGGTGCTCACCGTGCTGTGGCGGGACGACTCCTCGCGCAGCGTCGGCGACCTGCCGGACGAAGTGGTCCGGCACACCCTGGACCACTTCCGGCTGGACATGCGCCCCGGAGACGTGCTCCGGATGGTGCTGGAGGAGGAACGCCGGTTCCGCCGGCTCCTGGAGCGCGGCCGGAACGTGCTCGCCCGGCCCCGGTTCCAAGGTCCGCTGAACGGGGAGGACTTCCACTACCTCCACGACACCCATGGCCTGCCGCGGGAGCTGGTCACGAGCCTGCGGCAAGAGTGA
- a CDS encoding TOPRIM nucleotidyl transferase/hydrolase domain-containing protein codes for MVDMRMFRDEVSGWAGGGSGGPASDLAVRLGVRTAVLLEGPSDLAAMETLAERRGRDLAAEGVCVVQMGGAMSVARYAGLLGPPGLGLRLAGLCDAGEQGFFDRGLTRARAPRRDIFVCVADLEDELIRALGTPRVEEVVETEGDLRAWQTFVRQPAQHGRSRQQQLRRFLGTKKGRKIRYGRLLVEALDLDEVPAPLDDLLASL; via the coding sequence ATGGTGGACATGCGCATGTTCCGGGACGAGGTCAGCGGCTGGGCGGGGGGCGGCTCCGGCGGTCCGGCGAGTGATCTGGCCGTACGACTGGGGGTGCGGACCGCGGTACTGCTGGAAGGGCCGAGTGACCTTGCGGCCATGGAGACCCTGGCCGAGCGGCGTGGCCGCGACCTCGCCGCCGAAGGGGTGTGCGTCGTGCAGATGGGCGGGGCGATGAGCGTCGCCCGATACGCCGGCCTCCTCGGGCCACCGGGCCTCGGCCTGCGCCTGGCAGGACTGTGCGACGCGGGCGAGCAGGGGTTCTTCGACCGCGGCCTGACAAGGGCACGGGCGCCGCGCCGGGACATCTTCGTGTGCGTGGCGGACCTGGAGGACGAGCTCATCCGCGCACTGGGCACGCCGAGGGTCGAGGAGGTCGTCGAGACCGAGGGCGACCTCCGCGCCTGGCAGACCTTCGTGCGCCAGCCCGCACAGCACGGCCGGTCCCGGCAGCAGCAGTTGCGGCGCTTCCTCGGGACGAAGAAGGGCCGCAAGATCCGTTACGGACGCCTCCTCGTCGAGGCCCTGGACCTCGACGAGGTGCCGGCTCCCCTCGATGACCTCCTCGCGAGCCTGTGA
- a CDS encoding sortase domain-containing protein — translation MSLPFPSRAVPAVLAGAVAALLAACAPSAAAGAAARPQTTAVVSASAPAAPPAASVTYTPAAEPSPAAPAAPAASAPASAAASYAGVRTEASVLSVPSVGISGLRVVPYEGTTDDVPGTRIQDLGHAASPYGKLGGVGPGQVGNFLITAHRLSAGGPLRDLPSVDKGDTVLVTVGGVEYTYEIVATRKTSFRSERSLGEQRAAVPGAPGAAPTQAMITISTCATPEDHAEGNFWSDAQGNPEHRIDKIGVLRKTSAAR, via the coding sequence ATGTCCCTGCCCTTCCCGTCCCGTGCCGTGCCCGCCGTACTCGCCGGAGCCGTGGCCGCGCTGCTGGCCGCGTGCGCTCCCTCGGCTGCCGCCGGTGCCGCGGCTCGCCCGCAGACGACCGCCGTGGTATCCGCCTCGGCCCCGGCCGCCCCGCCCGCCGCCTCCGTGACGTACACGCCGGCCGCCGAACCGTCCCCCGCAGCGCCCGCAGCGCCCGCAGCCTCCGCGCCGGCGTCCGCGGCAGCCTCGTACGCCGGCGTCCGGACCGAGGCCTCGGTCCTGTCCGTACCTTCCGTGGGCATCTCCGGGCTGCGCGTGGTGCCGTACGAGGGCACCACCGACGACGTACCGGGCACCCGCATCCAGGATCTCGGCCACGCGGCCAGCCCGTACGGGAAGCTCGGCGGGGTCGGCCCCGGTCAGGTGGGCAACTTCCTGATCACCGCGCACCGCCTTTCGGCGGGCGGCCCGCTGCGGGACCTGCCCTCCGTGGACAAGGGCGACACGGTCCTCGTGACCGTCGGTGGGGTGGAGTACACCTACGAGATCGTCGCGACCCGCAAGACGTCCTTCCGGTCGGAGCGCTCGCTCGGCGAACAGCGCGCGGCCGTGCCCGGGGCGCCCGGAGCGGCCCCCACCCAGGCCATGATCACGATCTCGACCTGCGCCACGCCGGAGGACCACGCCGAGGGCAACTTCTGGAGCGACGCCCAGGGCAACCCCGAGCACCGCATCGACAAGATAGGCGTGCTGCGCAAGACCTCCGCGGCCCGCTGA
- a CDS encoding DUF6777 domain-containing protein, whose amino-acid sequence MSTAMAVLSAVVLSFTVLGGNTAAGGEVFLQVAPEAGPDPFTPSTATPAESVAQVTPMAAGGKAKDGTRATSAARTLEVDGGYPGLYGGTRNVVSCDVEKQIRFLTQHPDKGSAFAVSLGIRQPEIPSYLRSLTPVRLGWDTRVTNHGYRNNAPTSYQAVLQAGTPVLVDGRGVPRVRCACGNPLSPPVAVKGRQTYSGEKWSSFRSSGLVAVKPAAKPVKTVTVFDQGRKGWYERPSGTAEGKHDREVPPPRGQTPGSAYPVLPAAHPGSVQTPPAKGTDTDKLPGTAPGNAPGQNPGTAPGQDPGQNPGKDAGKVPGQEPGKVPAQESGQDPGKEPGQNPGKDPGQNPGKDAGEVPGQEPGNAPGQGAVKERGQDPDKAPGKVPGKDSGNAPGQVSGREPGEDPGKEPGKVPGQESDKGPGKDSGKTPVEESGQDSGQDPGNPPGQDTGKEPVQDPDKDPDKGSGKVPDKQPGKDTDKLPGDESGREPGKAPGQEPGKDRGKAPDKAPDKSPGEDSGKEPGQSPGQESGKEQSQDSGKEPGQGSGKVPGHDPDKTPEKVPGKESGQDPGKAPEKGAGKDPGNTPGNGSGEHSGQDSGKVPGQESGTGSGNGPGKESGQGRGQPPGQDPGSDQGRRQGGDSGSGQGRTNSPGDPVGQVTGR is encoded by the coding sequence GTGAGTACGGCGATGGCCGTGTTGTCGGCGGTGGTCCTCAGCTTCACCGTGCTGGGCGGGAACACCGCGGCGGGCGGTGAGGTCTTCCTCCAGGTCGCTCCGGAGGCCGGGCCGGATCCGTTCACTCCTTCGACGGCCACACCGGCCGAGAGCGTCGCCCAGGTCACGCCCATGGCCGCCGGTGGGAAGGCGAAGGACGGCACGAGGGCCACGAGCGCTGCGCGCACGCTCGAGGTCGATGGCGGGTATCCGGGGCTGTACGGAGGCACGCGGAACGTCGTGAGCTGTGACGTGGAGAAGCAGATCCGGTTCCTCACGCAGCACCCGGACAAGGGCAGCGCGTTTGCCGTTTCGCTGGGTATCCGCCAGCCCGAGATTCCCTCCTACCTGCGGTCGCTGACGCCCGTCCGACTGGGTTGGGACACCCGGGTCACGAACCACGGGTACCGGAACAACGCGCCCACCAGCTATCAGGCGGTCCTGCAGGCCGGCACGCCCGTTCTGGTCGACGGCCGCGGCGTGCCCAGGGTGCGCTGCGCCTGCGGCAACCCCTTGAGCCCGCCGGTCGCGGTCAAGGGCAGGCAGACGTACAGCGGCGAGAAGTGGTCTTCGTTCCGGTCCTCCGGCCTCGTTGCGGTCAAGCCCGCCGCGAAGCCGGTGAAGACCGTCACGGTCTTCGACCAGGGCCGCAAGGGATGGTACGAGCGCCCGAGCGGAACGGCGGAGGGCAAGCACGACCGTGAGGTCCCGCCCCCGCGGGGCCAGACACCCGGCTCGGCCTACCCGGTCCTGCCGGCGGCCCACCCGGGGTCGGTGCAGACGCCCCCGGCCAAGGGCACGGACACGGACAAGCTCCCGGGAACCGCCCCCGGCAACGCCCCGGGCCAGAACCCGGGAACCGCCCCGGGCCAGGACCCGGGCCAGAACCCCGGTAAGGATGCGGGGAAGGTCCCGGGCCAGGAGCCCGGCAAGGTGCCGGCTCAGGAGTCCGGACAGGACCCGGGGAAGGAACCAGGCCAGAACCCGGGCAAGGACCCTGGCCAGAACCCGGGTAAGGACGCGGGGGAAGTCCCGGGTCAAGAGCCGGGCAACGCCCCCGGTCAGGGTGCCGTCAAGGAGCGAGGCCAGGACCCGGACAAGGCACCGGGGAAGGTGCCGGGCAAGGACTCAGGGAACGCGCCAGGCCAGGTCTCCGGCCGGGAACCTGGCGAGGACCCGGGGAAGGAACCAGGCAAGGTGCCGGGTCAGGAGTCGGACAAGGGCCCAGGCAAGGACTCGGGTAAGACGCCAGTTGAGGAGTCCGGTCAGGACTCGGGCCAGGACCCGGGCAACCCGCCCGGCCAGGACACGGGCAAGGAGCCGGTTCAGGACCCGGACAAGGACCCGGACAAGGGCTCGGGAAAGGTGCCGGACAAGCAGCCCGGCAAGGACACGGACAAACTGCCGGGTGACGAGTCCGGCCGGGAACCGGGGAAGGCGCCGGGTCAGGAGCCCGGCAAGGACAGGGGCAAGGCGCCGGACAAGGCGCCGGACAAGAGCCCGGGCGAGGACTCGGGGAAGGAGCCGGGCCAGAGCCCGGGTCAGGAGTCCGGCAAGGAGCAGAGCCAGGACTCAGGCAAGGAGCCGGGCCAGGGCTCGGGGAAGGTGCCGGGACACGACCCGGACAAGACCCCCGAGAAGGTGCCGGGCAAGGAGTCCGGCCAGGATCCGGGCAAGGCCCCGGAGAAGGGTGCCGGCAAGGACCCCGGCAACACGCCGGGGAACGGGTCGGGCGAGCACTCGGGTCAGGATTCCGGGAAGGTGCCGGGTCAGGAGTCCGGCACCGGTTCCGGCAACGGCCCGGGGAAGGAGTCGGGCCAGGGCAGAGGGCAGCCGCCCGGTCAGGATCCCGGTAGCGATCAGGGGAGGCGGCAGGGCGGGGATTCCGGTAGTGGGCAGGGGCGGACGAACAGCCCGGGTGATCCGGTGGGCCAGGTGACCGGGCGATGA